The genomic segment CCGGGAGATCACGGGAGAGGTCGCCGGACTAGAAGCGGACTCCCATCGACACGAACCAGAGACGCGTTCCCTGGAAGGAGCCCGAGCGGGAGAAGGCGTTCGCCGCGCCCGTCGTGGGCCGGCCGAAGTTGGCGCCCTTCTTCCAGTTCGCTCCCATCGCCCGGCACTCGGCCGCGGATGCGGTCTGGGGGCACTCGACCGGGGTCGTCGTGAAGGGGTCGAAGCGGACGAGACCCGCCGCGTTCGGCGTCGCTCCGGTCCCCACGGACACCGACGTGTTCGGGTACATGACGGCGTCGTTGTTGAAGAGGTTCAGGATCTGCGGCTGGACGAAGACCTCGACCGGCCCGATGTTCGCGCTCAGGTTGAGCGAGAGGTTCGTGGCCCACACGTCGTCCGTGCGGTAGGCGTCGCGCGACGTGAAGTAGTACTGAACGGTGGCCGGGGGCGCCGAGTAGCCGGGGTTCGTCACGTAGGCTCCGCTGTTGACGTTGCCGACGGCGCCGTACGGCGTCCCGCTGTCGTAGGACTGGACGAGGCCCGGCGTGATCCCGAGCATCCCGAGCCGGAAGTCGTAGCTCGCCAGGAGACGGACGCGGTGGCGCTGGTCCTGCGAGAGGTCGCCGCGGGGCGCGTTCCACGCGACGTCGAAGTACTCCGGGTAGTTGTCGAAGGTCGCGGCGAGCGGACCGCTGCCGGCGTTCTCGCCGACGAAGTTCCCGCGCATCCGGGACCAGGTCCAGTTCGCGGAGAGGTTGAGGCCTTCCATGCGCCACCCGACGGAGGAGTGCAGGCCCGTGTACTCGCGCTCCGGCTCGGTCGAGTTCTCGTAGAGGCCGAGGTCGTAGACGTTCCCGACCGAGTCCTCCACCTGGCCCGTCGACGTGTCGCGCCGGGTCGAGTAGAAGTTCGTGAACTTGCGGTGGACGCCGTCGACCCGGTAGACGAGGTTCGGCCCGAAGGACCCGCCGACGCCGAGGACGAACTCGTCGGCATAGGGCGAGTCGAGGCTGTCGCGGATCAGGAGGTTCACGCCCGGAACGGACGCCGTGTCGGCGGGGACGTTCGGGAACTGGTTCAGGCCGGTGACTCCGAGCGCCCCGAACATCGTCCGGAGGACCTGGTCGGTCGTGACGTACGGTCCGGTCGCGCCGTCGTTGATCGGAGCGCCCGTCCAGTAGTAGTAGTACGAGGCCGGCGCACCCGCCCCGGTGGCGCCGCTCCCGGCGAAGCCTTCCTGGACCTGCCCCACGTAGCGGGCGTAGCTCGCCGAGACGCGCAGCTTCCCGTCTCCCTTCACGTCGTAGCTCGCCGAGAGCCGGGGGCTGAACGCGCTGTCCTTGGCCGTCGTCATGCCGGCGGCGTCGGTGGCGTCGTTCTTGTCCCACCGGAGGCCGATGTTGAACGAGAAGCGGTCGTTGAGCCGCCACGAGTCGTTCACGAAGAGCGAGTTCGTCCGGATGTCGCTCCCCTGGCTGATCGACGGGATCGGCGCGAAGACGAGGTAGGAGCTCGAGTCGATCACGGGGTACAGGGCTCCGCCGCTGTACTGGACGGAGGACGGGTAGAGGAGCCAGGAGCTCCCGGACTGCCAGTTGTTGGACAGGCGCTGGCTGCCGAAGTTGTCGTACCCGAAGGCGATGTTGTGCGAGCCGAGGCTCTTCGTGGAGAGGAACCACGTGCCCTTGAGGAGGTAGTTGTCGTTGTTGCGCTCTTCACCCGCGCCGGGGCAGACGGCGCAGAAGAGGGGGGCGTACATCTGGGCCAGCCCCTGGTCCTGGATCAGGACCGCCGTGCCACCGATCAGCTCGTTGACGCGGCTCCCAGAGTTCTCGAACTTGAAGTTCTTGTTGGAGTACTGCGCCTCCACGAAGAGGTTCGACGTGAGGACGCCGTTGTAGTTCAGGGAGAGGAGGTCGTTCGGAAGCTGACGCGTGTGGATCGGTTCGAGGTCGAGGAGCGGCAGGGTCGTGAAGTAGTAGCCGTCCTGCTCGAGCGTGCTGTTCGTGTACGAACCGGTGAGGGTGTGGTTCTGGAAGGGGGTGATCGTCAGCTTCGCCTCGTACCGGGTGTCGGTGTTGGTGCGCGGGAAGGAGATGTTCGTCGGGGCCGCCGTCTGGCCCGAGAACTCGTTCTCGTTGTATCGCCCCGCGGCGAAGAACCAGGCACGGTCCTTCCAGATCGGTCCGCCGAGCGTGGCCTCGTAGGTCGGCGAGACCGTGTCGGCGTAGACGACCGGGATCGGCGACTGCGACTGCCAGTCGTCGTTGTTCAGGTTCACGCGGACGGACCCGCTGAAGGCGTTCCCGCCCTGCTTCGTCACCGCGTTGATGACGCCTCCCGTGAACCGGCCGTACTCCGCCGAGACGCCCGACGTCATCGTCGTCGTCTCCTGGATGGCGTCCTCGATGAAGAGGTTGTTCGGGGTTCCCCGGAGGTTGTCCTGGATGTTCACCCCGTTGATCGTCATGACGTTGTCGAACGACTGGGCGCCCGAGACCGTGACGGCGGCGCTCGGCCCGTTCGCGTTGACGCCGGGGCTCAGGACGACCGATGCGAGCAGCGTCCGGGCGACCGGGAGCTTCTTCGTCGTCTCGGCGGAGAAGGTCGTGGCGGCCTGGGCCGTCTGTGAGACCGACTCGCTCTGGGCGACGACCGTCGCCTCGGCGGCGACCGACGAGATGGAGAGCTTCGTGTTCACGGCGACCTGCTGGCTCGCCGAGACCTTGACGTTGCGCGTCACGGGCTGGAAGCCCGGCATCACGAACGAGACGACGTAGTCGCCCGGGGGCAGGTTCGGGATGGCGAAGTCACCGTTCACGTTCGTGACCGCGGTGCGGGTCCCCTGGAGCGCCGGCGACTTCGCCGTGACGGTCACTCCGGGCAGAACGAGACCCTCGGTCTCGGAGACCCGCCCGTTCAGGGTTCCGGTCGGCAGGCCCTGCGCCTGGGCGAGCGTCCCGACGAGAATCGGCAGGACGAGCAGGACGAGCCATTTCCCGTATCTGTTCATACACGTTCCTCCAGCCTGTCCGGCCGCGATTCCTCCGGGCCGGACGATGAAATCCGATCGATATCGAAACCCCGTCCACCGGGACGGGGCCGGGACACCGCCTCGCGCCTCTCGCTCGGCGGGGCATCGGGTGCACGGTGGTCGAGGCCGTTCGAAGAAACGCATGCTCATCTCCCGCCTTCCCGGGCAGGGACCCGGAGAAGGACTCCCAAACCTTCGGGCCGGAACGCCCGCGGCGAAAGAGAAAGGGGCCGAAAGCCCCGATTCGCGGGACGAAACCCGGAAACCGGGCGCTCGTCACGACGGCCGGAGGCGCCCCGTCCCGCCGTACGAGCTGGACGCGAGAGGGCGACGCGCCACACCGCCGGCTTCATCTTCGGGAAAGCCCGCTTCGTCCCCGGGGGGTGGAAGCCGGATCGGGGACACCGCAGCTTTCCTTCATCATGAGAAGCTCACCCGGCGCACTCCTCACCGCCGCGCTTCTCCTCGCGCCCGACGCGAGCGCGGAGAGGCCGTCACGGGACGTCTTCTACGTCGCGCTCCTCGCGGCGGCGGGCGCCGGCCTCGGCGAGATCGAGACGGCCGCGTGGCTCGTGAGGGGGCCTGACGGCCGCGAGACGCTCCTCCCGTGGCCGCCCGCCAGCCAGAGGAAGAGTCACGCCTGGAAGCGGCCGCTGCCCGCGGGCGCCGCCGCGCTCCTTCACACCCACCCCGCTTCGGAGAACCCTCGCCCTTCGGTACGCGATCGCGACGTGGCCCGCCGCATCCGCATGCCCGTCTATGCAATCAGCCGCTGGGCGATCTACCGGGCCGACCCCGACGGGACGGTCTCGCCCGTCGCGTCACCCTGCTGGACGCCGACGATCGACTGGACCGTCGCCAGGCGATTGCTCGCGGTCTCCACGGAGCGCGCTCTCGTCGCCGAGGCCTCGTCGGGCGGGCCGCGCCCGGACGTCGAAGGGGCGGTCCGGTGAGACCGCCCTCTTCGTCCCGCTTTTCGGTCGCTTCGTCCCGTGGGCGTTTCCCGCGGGACGAGCCGGCCCCAACTTCTCCCTGAGACCAAGGAGGGATTCAGAGAGCCTCTCCTGCCTCTCCATCCTCCGCGGGGGCCTCGTGCGAGGCCCCCCCTTTTTTCTACCTCAGCTCCGGAATCCTCCCGGGTGTCCAGGGCGCGCCGAGCGCCTCGGCCTTCGCCTCGAGGGCCGAGAGGTCCTTCACGACGGACCGGAGCGTCGCGAGCGCCGTCTCCAGCTCCCTTGCGGAGGTCTCGACCTCGCGCTCCTGCGTCGCCGTCGGCGCCGTCGTCGTCGACCAGTGCCCGTAGACGACGTTCTGCACGCGGTCGACGAGGCCCGGGAGCGCCGGCTCGCTGCGCCTGGCGAGAGTCGGATCGCCGTTCAGGGCGACGTCGAGGTCGGCGAGAACGACGCCGAGCCTCTTCACCTCGGCGAGGAGCTCGGTGCCGGCGGACGGTGTGTCGAGGAGCGCCTTCGACAGGTGATCGACACGCGACGTCGCCTCCTTCGCCGCCTCGACGGCGCCGAGAGCCGCGCGGTGGACGCGGGCCGTCTTCTTCGAGAACGCCAGGACCGCGGCCCGGTCGACGGGCCCGAGCGAAGAGGCCCCGAGCGGCACGACCGCGAAGGGCTGCGGCTCGCCGAGCGCCGTGACGACACCGTCGACCCTCTTCGCGAGCGACACGCGATAGGTCCCCGGCGCGACCATCGGGCCGCGCGGGCCGGGGCTCCAGGGGCTCTCCTCCCGCTCCTTCAGCTCCGTCGGGTTCGGCGCCGGGTGACGCAGGTCCCAGGCGACGCGCGCAAAGCCCGCCTTCGCGGGGGCGGTCAGCCGGCGCACGACGTTGCCCGTGTCGTCGGAGACGGTCAGGAGGAGCGTCGGCTCCTCCTCGCGGTCCTCGGCGCGCAGGGCGTCCCACGTCGGGTAGAGGACGTCCTCGCCCTTCTTCGCCTTCTCCTTCTCGGCCTCCTGGCGCGCCTTCTTCCGGCTCTTCAGGTCTTCCTTCAGGTACGTCGTGAAGACCGCGCCGTACGGCGGGTTGTCGGCTGCGTAGAACGACTCGCCCAGGAACGCCTTCCCCTTGAGGCCGTACGGCACGCGCGGAACGAAGGCCCACGCGTCGCGCACCGGGAAGAGGACCGCCTCTCTCGCGAGCGTCTCGGGCGTCGCGAGGCGCAGCGGCGCCAGGTCGTCGAGGACCCGGAAGCCGCGCCCGAACGTCGCGGCGACGAGCGCGTCCTCGCGCTCCTGGATGGCGAGGTCGCGGACGTTGATCACCGGCATGCCGCCCTTGAGCTGGATCCACTTCTTCCCGCCGTCGTGCGTGAAGAAGAGGCCGAACTCGGTGCCGCAGTAGAGGAGGCCGGGCTTCTTCGGGTCCTCGGCCACCGTGTAGACCGTCCCGCGCGCCGGGAGGTCGCCCGAGATGGGAACCCAGGTCCTGCCGCGGTCCGCGCTCTTCAGGACGTAGGGCTTGAAGTCGCCCCGCTTGTGGTTGTCGAACGCCGCGTAGACGGAATCCGCCTCGTGCGGCGAGGGGGCGAGGTCGGCGACGTAGGTCATCTCGGGAACGCCGGGGAAGGCCGCGACTTTCCGCCAGCTCCCGCCTCCGTCCTCGGTCACCTGGACGAGACCGTCGTCGGTCCCCGCGTAGACGAGGTCGGCCTTCTTCGGGCTCTCGGCGAGGGAGACGATGTTCCCCCAGAACGACGTCGAGGTGTTCTTGGCGACCGCGTCGACGCTCCAGACGCGCCCCATGACGGGCAGCCGGTTCCGGTCGACCTGCCGCGTCAGGTCGGGGCTGACCGCCTTCCAGCTGTTGCCGCGGTCGTCGCTCCGGAAGACGCGCTGCGCCGCGAACCAGAGGCGCGTCGGCGCGTGGGGCGAGATGAGGAGGGGCGAGTCCCAGTTCCAGCGCAGAGGCGCCTCGCCGGGCCCGGCCTGCGGCTGGATGTCGACCTGCTCGCCCGTCCTGCGGTCGAACCTCACGAGGGCGCCGTGCTGCGCCTCGGAGTAGACGATGTCCGGGTTCCCCGGCTCGATGGCCGCGAAGAAGCCGTCCCCCTGCTGCGTGACGAACCAGTCCTCGTTCCGGATGCCGTGAGCGTTGTCGGTCCGCGAGGGGCCGCCGAGCGTGAAGTTGTCCTGCGTTCCGCCGTAGACGTTGTAGAAGGGTTTCGCGTCGTCGACGGCGACGCGGTAG from the Holophagales bacterium genome contains:
- a CDS encoding glycosyl hydrolase; translation: MSTRSTLLALAVAVSLAAGGTVSAEEKVPAKAPSGVRSAATKPGKADADADRKKEPFSAETFAGLTLRDLGPAITSGRIGDLAVDPLRKGTYYVAVASGGVWKTTNWGTTFEPVFDFEGSFSIGCVTLDPTNPLVVWVGTGENNSQRSVGYGDGVYRSRDGGKTWEKVGLEASEHVGKILVHPKDGKTVYVAAQGPLWADGGDRGLYKTTDGGKTWKAVLTISPKTGVSDVWMDPRDPEVLYAAAYQRRRHVFTLINGGPESGIHKSTDGGATWTKLSNGLPKGDVGRIGLAIPPAAPDTVYALVEARGKDGGFYRSLDAGMSWEKRADYGSGSPQYYQELVPDPKNADRVYSMDVYMKVTDDGGKTWRNAGEKAKHVDNHALWIDPENPDHLLNGNDGGIYETWDRCATWQFKANLPVTQFYRVAVDDAKPFYNVYGGTQDNFTLGGPSRTDNAHGIRNEDWFVTQQGDGFFAAIEPGNPDIVYSEAQHGALVRFDRRTGEQVDIQPQAGPGEAPLRWNWDSPLLISPHAPTRLWFAAQRVFRSDDRGNSWKAVSPDLTRQVDRNRLPVMGRVWSVDAVAKNTSTSFWGNIVSLAESPKKADLVYAGTDDGLVQVTEDGGGSWRKVAAFPGVPEMTYVADLAPSPHEADSVYAAFDNHKRGDFKPYVLKSADRGRTWVPISGDLPARGTVYTVAEDPKKPGLLYCGTEFGLFFTHDGGKKWIQLKGGMPVINVRDLAIQEREDALVAATFGRGFRVLDDLAPLRLATPETLAREAVLFPVRDAWAFVPRVPYGLKGKAFLGESFYAADNPPYGAVFTTYLKEDLKSRKKARQEAEKEKAKKGEDVLYPTWDALRAEDREEEPTLLLTVSDDTGNVVRRLTAPAKAGFARVAWDLRHPAPNPTELKEREESPWSPGPRGPMVAPGTYRVSLAKRVDGVVTALGEPQPFAVVPLGASSLGPVDRAAVLAFSKKTARVHRAALGAVEAAKEATSRVDHLSKALLDTPSAGTELLAEVKRLGVVLADLDVALNGDPTLARRSEPALPGLVDRVQNVVYGHWSTTTAPTATQEREVETSARELETALATLRSVVKDLSALEAKAEALGAPWTPGRIPELR
- a CDS encoding TonB-dependent receptor, with protein sequence MNRYGKWLVLLVLPILVGTLAQAQGLPTGTLNGRVSETEGLVLPGVTVTAKSPALQGTRTAVTNVNGDFAIPNLPPGDYVVSFVMPGFQPVTRNVKVSASQQVAVNTKLSISSVAAEATVVAQSESVSQTAQAATTFSAETTKKLPVARTLLASVVLSPGVNANGPSAAVTVSGAQSFDNVMTINGVNIQDNLRGTPNNLFIEDAIQETTTMTSGVSAEYGRFTGGVINAVTKQGGNAFSGSVRVNLNNDDWQSQSPIPVVYADTVSPTYEATLGGPIWKDRAWFFAAGRYNENEFSGQTAAPTNISFPRTNTDTRYEAKLTITPFQNHTLTGSYTNSTLEQDGYYFTTLPLLDLEPIHTRQLPNDLLSLNYNGVLTSNLFVEAQYSNKNFKFENSGSRVNELIGGTAVLIQDQGLAQMYAPLFCAVCPGAGEERNNDNYLLKGTWFLSTKSLGSHNIAFGYDNFGSQRLSNNWQSGSSWLLYPSSVQYSGGALYPVIDSSSYLVFAPIPSISQGSDIRTNSLFVNDSWRLNDRFSFNIGLRWDKNDATDAAGMTTAKDSAFSPRLSASYDVKGDGKLRVSASYARYVGQVQEGFAGSGATGAGAPASYYYYWTGAPINDGATGPYVTTDQVLRTMFGALGVTGLNQFPNVPADTASVPGVNLLIRDSLDSPYADEFVLGVGGSFGPNLVYRVDGVHRKFTNFYSTRRDTSTGQVEDSVGNVYDLGLYENSTEPEREYTGLHSSVGWRMEGLNLSANWTWSRMRGNFVGENAGSGPLAATFDNYPEYFDVAWNAPRGDLSQDQRHRVRLLASYDFRLGMLGITPGLVQSYDSGTPYGAVGNVNSGAYVTNPGYSAPPATVQYYFTSRDAYRTDDVWATNLSLNLSANIGPVEVFVQPQILNLFNNDAVMYPNTSVSVGTGATPNAAGLVRFDPFTTTPVECPQTASAAECRAMGANWKKGANFGRPTTGAANAFSRSGSFQGTRLWFVSMGVRF